The genomic stretch ATTCTTTGCCATATTGACGTCCCTAACGGCGCGAGAATTTGGAGAAGTGGTCGTTACTTCGGTTCTGAAGACGACGCCAGTGGAAGTGACGGTTATTGTCATGCTGCTACTTGCGGCTATCACGACACGCAACGATATTACGACGTTTGCTTACATCCATGTCTTTTACACACCGATTTTGTTAGTTCCTGTCTTGTTAATCGTCGCTCTTGCATTAAAGAATTCGGACTTGATCAATTTACAACCTATATGGGGGAATGCAACCGGCAATATGCTGCCGGGTATATTGACGATTGCCGCCTTGTTTCAAGGGTCGTTCATCTTAACCATTGTCATCCCGGCGATGCGTCAACCCGAGAAGGCGATGAAAGCCAGCATGGTGGGGATGCTTTTTGCCGGTGGTCTGTATATTACAATCGTCGCGGCAACGGTTAGCGTATTTGGCTCAGAAGAGATTAAGAAGCTGCTTTGGCCGACATTGGAGCTCGCCAAAGCAACGTCATTACCCGCGAATATTCTGGAACGTCTGGATGCAGCATTCCTTGCGGTTTGGGTCACAGCCGTGTTCACGACCTTGTACTCCAGTTATTTTCTGACGATTCACTCCATAAGCAAGCTGTTTCGCTTGAGTGATCATCGCATGTTTTCATTTTTTCTCCTTGCGTTTGTATTTGTCATGGCAATGCTTCCCCAGAACATCTTGCAAATGTATTCCATTATTCAAAACTTCGGCCGTATTGGGCTTGCCATTACGATCGCTTATCCCGGACTGTTGCTTGTCATTGCCCTCTTGCGCAAGAAAAGAGGGCAATCCGTTCGTATTCAAGGGGAAAAGGATGCCCGATAAATAGCAGGATTATTCGTGATTTGAGGAGGCTTACGATGTATGGGAATGGACGTTTTTTTCGCCAGTTATTTGAAATATGCAATCCCTCTATTGCTTGTGAGCGGATTGCTGATATTAGCACTGGACATCAAACACTTTGAACTAACGAAAATGATCAAAGAAAAGAAAGTTTCCCGTTTCTTGGGATGGCTAAATATTATGATCGCATGTTTCCTTTTCGTAGGGAGTTGGATTCTTAAAAAGTGGGGGTGATCGTCAGTCTGAGGAGCATCTTAATTAAAGCGAGGTATCGTCATCGTGTCATGCCAATGGACAAAATCGGTCAAGCTGTCATGTATCATTCTTCTCACCGTTCCCTTCTTGACTGGCTGTTGGGATCGTCTTGAAATCGAGGAACGCGCTGTCATATTGGGGATTTCTATAGACTTGGCAGGATCCGAGGCAGAGCAAGAGGAGGACGAGGTCTCCCACCTCAGAGGCAGCTTTCCCACTCCGGAAGAAGCGATGATTCGCGTTGCTGCACAGATTGCACTTCCCGGAAGGATTCCGCTCGGGCCAGGGGAAGGAGGCGGCAGTAGTGAAGGGTCGGGAGAAACGGTGTGGGTCATAGACGTGGTAGGCCATTCCGTCGATGATGCGCTCATGAACTTGCAGCAGCAACTTTCCAGCAAACTGTTTTACGGACATTTGCGCGTTATCGTCGTTTCCGAAGCGGTAGCCAAGAGTGGTTTGCAGAATGTGAATGATGTCCTCAGGCGCAATTCGGAAGTGCGTAGAATGATGTGGATGATAATATCAAAAGGAAATGCGAAAAAAATCATGACCGCTTCCCCGAAACTGGAACGCGTTCCGAGTCTCTACCTGCTGTCAACGTTGGACAATGCCGTTAAGCTAGGCAAATTTCCGAATGATTATGTCGGCCTGTTCTGGAGCAATTCCTCTAAGAAAGGGCAGGAAGGCTTTCTTCCGTATGTTGAGTTGATGAAAGAACAGAACATTAATCTGTTGGGAATGGCTTATTTTAAAGACGACAAGATGGTAGGGACAACGAAACCGTTTGAAATTGCAGGCTATATGGGAATTAAAGGTCTTAATCCCGCAGGTTATCGGGGAGTTGCCAACTTAGATGAGGGGGCAATAATGATCGTCGCTACCCATCGCGAATCGAAATTCGACGTACGGATCGAGGGTGGCCGTCCACATTTTAAAATATATGTCCAAACCGAGATCAATCTGGAGGAAATAATTAGTGGCCAGTTTCTTGTCGTGAATGAGAAGATCATAAAGGATATCGAAGATGAAAACATAAAGTCGCTCAAGAAATCATATGAAAGTTTGATCAAACAAACGCAGCGAAAAGGATCCGACATATTCGGCTTCGGCGAGTATTTACGGGCCAAAAACCCCCGGTACTGGGACAGGGAGATCCGGACTAAGGAGCGCTGGCAAGAGGCCTACAAGGATGTCGTAGTTGAAGTGAGCGTAAATACAAGAGTCCGTCGGGTTGGCATGAAAGCGAAATAGTCAATAAAAAAAGGCTTCTAGACTTATGTGGGGTTCCGTAGTCAATATAGATCCACCTCGTTCAAAACTGCCAAATCGAGCTGGCGAATGCGCGCCTGATCGGCAATCATATCGATCTCGGTGATTGTGCCATCCGCAACCTTGAGTTCTAGAACAAAGAGCAGTTGGCCACGTCTTCACTCGATTTCACATAATTTGCGGTAAGGCCTTTAGTTTTTGAGACGTCGCTATTCATTACCACCCCCTACATTGGAAGGATTTTAAACTCGCGGGTAACTGCGCCCGTACCATGCAACCTACGGTAAGTTTCCGGCGTCATGCCTTCCTTCCGGCGAAACGTGGCCACGAAGTGGCTCGCGTCGCGGAATCCGACTGCTTCGCCGATTCTCCGTACCGTCCAGTCCGGCCGGGACGGAAGCCATTCCTTCGCTTTCCGGATCCTCAGTTGAATTAAGTAAGCATATGCCGTCTGGCCGAACAGC from Paenibacillus sp. FSL H8-0548 encodes the following:
- a CDS encoding endospore germination permease, coding for MENPRQITVIQAAAILFSTIIGVGVLPLPLFAVRVANSGAPLVTLLGMLLGFVGLGIITLLGMRFPNKSIIQYSEDILGKWLALLGNILIIVFFAILTSLTAREFGEVVVTSVLKTTPVEVTVIVMLLLAAITTRNDITTFAYIHVFYTPILLVPVLLIVALALKNSDLINLQPIWGNATGNMLPGILTIAALFQGSFILTIVIPAMRQPEKAMKASMVGMLFAGGLYITIVAATVSVFGSEEIKKLLWPTLELAKATSLPANILERLDAAFLAVWVTAVFTTLYSSYFLTIHSISKLFRLSDHRMFSFFLLAFVFVMAMLPQNILQMYSIIQNFGRIGLAITIAYPGLLLVIALLRKKRGQSVRIQGEKDAR
- a CDS encoding CLC_0170 family protein — encoded protein: MGMDVFFASYLKYAIPLLLVSGLLILALDIKHFELTKMIKEKKVSRFLGWLNIMIACFLFVGSWILKKWG
- a CDS encoding Ger(x)C family spore germination protein; translated protein: MSCQWTKSVKLSCIILLTVPFLTGCWDRLEIEERAVILGISIDLAGSEAEQEEDEVSHLRGSFPTPEEAMIRVAAQIALPGRIPLGPGEGGGSSEGSGETVWVIDVVGHSVDDALMNLQQQLSSKLFYGHLRVIVVSEAVAKSGLQNVNDVLRRNSEVRRMMWMIISKGNAKKIMTASPKLERVPSLYLLSTLDNAVKLGKFPNDYVGLFWSNSSKKGQEGFLPYVELMKEQNINLLGMAYFKDDKMVGTTKPFEIAGYMGIKGLNPAGYRGVANLDEGAIMIVATHRESKFDVRIEGGRPHFKIYVQTEINLEEIISGQFLVVNEKIIKDIEDENIKSLKKSYESLIKQTQRKGSDIFGFGEYLRAKNPRYWDREIRTKERWQEAYKDVVVEVSVNTRVRRVGMKAK